In Bacillus sp. NP247, one DNA window encodes the following:
- the pckA gene encoding phosphoenolpyruvate carboxykinase (ATP) encodes MSTVNVQIGLHELLNGSNAQIQLSVPQLVEKVLMRNEGKLTSTGAVSASTGKYTGRSPKDKFIVKEASVADKIAWGAVNQPISEEHFNKLYTKVLEYLKEKEELFIFKGFAGADRNYRLPIQVVNEYAWHNLFVHQLFIRPNEEELKTHESEFTIVSAPNFKADPAVDGTNSEAFIMVSFEKRIVLIGGTEYAGEMKKSIFSIMNFLLPEQDILSMHCSSNVGEEGDVALFFGLSGTGKTTLSADPNRKLIGDDEHGWSDNGVFNIEGGCYAKCVNLSHEKEPQIFDAIKFGSVLENVVIDDQTRIADYNDTTLTENTRAAYPMHAIDNIVLPSVAGHPNTIIFLTADASGVLPPISKLSKEQAMYHFLSGYTSKLAGTERGVTSPQATFSTCFGSPFLPLDASRYAEMLGEKIEKHDAKVFLVNTGWTGGEYGVGKRMNLGYTRAMIQAALSGELAKAETAKHDIFGLEVPRHVPGVPDEVLMPEQTWADKDAYKAKAIELANEFKENFTKFDSVSENIINLGGPIA; translated from the coding sequence ATGAGTACTGTGAATGTCCAAATTGGTTTACATGAATTATTGAACGGAAGCAATGCACAGATTCAATTAAGTGTTCCGCAATTAGTGGAAAAAGTATTAATGCGAAACGAAGGGAAATTAACTTCTACTGGTGCCGTTTCTGCTTCAACAGGAAAATACACAGGACGTTCTCCTAAAGATAAATTTATTGTGAAGGAAGCATCGGTTGCTGACAAAATTGCTTGGGGAGCCGTGAACCAACCGATCTCTGAAGAACATTTTAATAAATTATATACAAAAGTTTTAGAATACTTAAAAGAAAAAGAAGAGTTATTCATCTTCAAAGGATTTGCTGGCGCTGATCGCAACTATCGCCTACCAATTCAAGTTGTTAACGAATATGCATGGCACAATTTATTTGTACATCAATTATTTATTCGTCCAAATGAAGAAGAATTAAAAACTCATGAATCAGAGTTTACAATTGTTTCTGCACCAAACTTTAAAGCAGACCCAGCAGTTGACGGTACAAATTCTGAAGCATTCATTATGGTTTCATTCGAAAAACGTATCGTACTAATCGGTGGTACAGAATACGCTGGAGAAATGAAAAAATCAATCTTCTCTATTATGAACTTCTTACTACCTGAACAAGACATTCTTTCTATGCACTGCTCTTCAAACGTAGGCGAAGAAGGCGACGTAGCACTATTCTTCGGTTTATCTGGAACAGGCAAAACAACATTATCTGCTGATCCAAACCGTAAATTAATCGGTGACGATGAGCACGGTTGGTCTGATAACGGTGTATTCAATATTGAAGGCGGTTGCTATGCAAAATGTGTAAACCTTTCTCATGAGAAAGAACCACAAATCTTCGATGCAATCAAATTTGGTTCAGTTTTAGAAAACGTTGTCATTGATGATCAAACACGAATCGCTGACTATAACGATACTACTTTAACAGAAAATACACGTGCCGCATACCCTATGCATGCGATTGACAATATCGTACTGCCAAGTGTTGCAGGACATCCAAATACAATTATTTTCTTAACTGCTGATGCATCTGGCGTATTGCCTCCAATCAGTAAGTTATCAAAAGAGCAAGCTATGTACCATTTCTTAAGCGGTTACACTAGTAAACTAGCAGGAACTGAGCGCGGTGTTACATCTCCGCAAGCTACATTCTCTACTTGCTTCGGTTCACCATTCTTACCGCTTGATGCATCTCGTTATGCTGAAATGCTTGGTGAAAAAATCGAGAAACATGATGCAAAAGTATTCTTAGTAAACACTGGCTGGACTGGTGGCGAATATGGCGTTGGTAAACGTATGAACTTAGGTTACACTCGTGCAATGATTCAAGCAGCACTAAGCGGTGAACTTGCTAAAGCTGAAACTGCAAAACACGACATCTTTGGCCTTGAAGTACCTCGTCACGTTCCAGGTGTACCTGACGAAGTATTAATGCCTGAACAAACTTGGGCTGATAAAGATGCTTACAAAGCGAAAGCAATTGAGCTTGCAAACGAATTTAAAGAAAACTTCACAAAATTCGATAGCGTTTCTGAAAATATTATTAACTTAGGCGGTCCAATTGCTTAA
- a CDS encoding ATP synthase subunit I encodes MISMSLRSFKIQMYYLLGAMLIGWAMTPFSAHFLGAGIGLIVSMYCVWILGRRIEKLGDSIVKKTKAPTLGMFNRYAAAILGAIIMYEIEHHMVMWAFAVGIMGGYFLIVINLGYYSMKDEEELTKS; translated from the coding sequence ATGATTAGTATGTCACTGAGGTCGTTTAAAATTCAAATGTATTATTTGCTAGGCGCAATGTTAATAGGCTGGGCAATGACACCTTTTTCAGCACATTTTTTAGGTGCAGGCATTGGACTTATTGTAAGTATGTATTGCGTTTGGATTTTAGGAAGGCGTATCGAAAAGCTTGGAGATAGTATTGTAAAGAAAACGAAGGCACCGACACTTGGTATGTTTAATCGCTACGCAGCGGCGATCCTTGGTGCAATTATTATGTACGAAATTGAGCACCATATGGTTATGTGGGCATTTGCAGTTGGGATTATGGGTGGTTATTTCTTAATCGTTATTAATTTAGGGTATTATAGTATGAAAGATGAAGAAGAATTAACAAAGAGCTAA
- a CDS encoding DMT family transporter, translated as MRKWGIELLILSVVIIWGINYTIAKYGLLEFTAIEFTAVRMMTAAPLLLLLTFFIEKSLYMEQKDIPRLIIVSVVGIVLYQTLFMETVQYTSATNASLLISISPIFTTVFAIFLKQEKFSSRKLVGSMIAFIGATLVLVAGHSLASSFYGNGIGLITSICWGLYPVLAGPLIKKYSALRVTAWSTLVGAVPLLLLSGPHVFVMPFHITHGMTWFALLYSIFFVTVFGLVMWYIGVQKIGASHTMVYMYITPLVAVLFAAVWANEYVSLQQIIGGIIIFFGLWFVKSEKVEAHSIVQEPISK; from the coding sequence ATGAGAAAATGGGGAATTGAGTTATTAATTTTAAGTGTCGTGATTATTTGGGGGATTAACTATACGATCGCGAAATATGGACTTTTAGAATTTACAGCAATTGAGTTTACTGCAGTTCGAATGATGACGGCTGCACCGCTCCTGTTACTCCTTACATTCTTTATCGAAAAGTCACTTTATATGGAGCAAAAGGATATACCTAGATTAATCATCGTTAGCGTTGTAGGTATTGTACTGTATCAAACGCTATTCATGGAAACTGTACAATATACATCCGCTACAAATGCCTCTTTACTCATTTCTATTTCACCTATTTTTACAACTGTATTTGCGATTTTCTTGAAACAAGAAAAATTCTCTTCTCGAAAGTTAGTTGGTTCCATGATTGCCTTTATTGGTGCTACATTAGTTTTAGTAGCGGGGCATTCACTCGCTAGTTCTTTCTACGGAAATGGGATTGGACTGATTACATCAATATGTTGGGGACTTTATCCCGTTTTAGCAGGGCCGCTTATTAAAAAATACTCAGCATTACGTGTTACTGCATGGTCGACATTAGTTGGAGCGGTTCCGCTCTTATTGTTAAGTGGTCCACATGTATTTGTAATGCCATTTCACATTACACACGGGATGACATGGTTTGCCTTGTTGTATTCTATTTTCTTCGTGACTGTATTCGGTTTAGTGATGTGGTATATTGGTGTTCAAAAAATTGGAGCATCACATACGATGGTATATATGTATATTACGCCGCTCGTTGCTGTCTTATTTGCTGCAGTATGGGCAAATGAATATGTATCGTTACAACAAATTATCGGTGGAATTATCATTTTCTTCGGTCTATGGTTTGTGAAATCAGAGAAAGTAGAAGCTCATTCTATCGTGCAAGAACCTATATCAAAATAG
- a CDS encoding iron-sulfur cluster biosynthesis family protein, translating into MYVTVTDAAYKKIMDTIPNEAKYIKLFYDNEGCGCVMSGIIDLVAVSEKDERDVDIESSALNFIADRTKLVFMDDKLTVDLHESGGHFLLKSPSQFYNPNMKLHIRV; encoded by the coding sequence ATGTACGTTACTGTAACAGATGCAGCATATAAGAAGATTATGGATACGATTCCAAATGAAGCGAAATATATAAAGTTATTTTATGATAATGAAGGTTGCGGTTGTGTTATGAGCGGGATTATTGATTTAGTAGCCGTTTCAGAGAAAGATGAGCGCGATGTAGATATTGAATCAAGTGCACTAAACTTTATTGCAGATCGCACAAAGCTTGTATTTATGGATGATAAGTTAACGGTCGATTTACATGAATCTGGAGGGCATTTTCTACTGAAGAGTCCGAGCCAGTTTTATAATCCGAATATGAAGCTACATATTCGAGTATAG
- a CDS encoding Nif3-like dinuclear metal center hexameric protein, with product MPALKEIEHSLNHLFQIEKYGKDSAFSRFIPAAYDSTQFPWQQFFEANFVELFNGLMIRGAENVNTVFLAVFPTDDVLEKFIVQSIPGDLLFMHHPLVMECGDPLGKSGQGFIPIPQKYLHAMKEKQLSIYTCHVPMDFHQTYGTSISIAKALNANVIDGFAYGGPENEPVGLICEIDETSTEKLQKHLKKLFNIPYTDFEGKQHDSIKKIAIIAGCGDVVSLMKEAEEKGAEAYIAGEIHCHIDNDYGRHKYSLIMDYVTKTNMSLIGVSHSASEYLVKETLMSDWFKENFDVNITLLPQEKWWV from the coding sequence ATGCCAGCCTTAAAAGAAATAGAGCACTCGTTAAATCATTTATTCCAAATCGAAAAATATGGAAAGGATAGTGCCTTTAGTCGCTTCATTCCAGCTGCATATGATTCGACTCAGTTCCCATGGCAACAATTTTTCGAAGCAAATTTTGTGGAGCTATTTAACGGTCTTATGATACGAGGTGCTGAAAATGTAAACACAGTATTTTTAGCCGTCTTCCCAACAGATGATGTTCTTGAAAAATTTATTGTACAATCCATACCAGGCGATTTACTCTTTATGCACCATCCACTTGTGATGGAATGCGGTGATCCGCTCGGAAAATCAGGGCAGGGCTTTATTCCAATTCCACAAAAATATTTGCATGCAATGAAAGAGAAACAACTTTCTATATATACATGTCACGTTCCAATGGATTTTCATCAAACATATGGAACTAGCATCTCAATTGCAAAAGCATTAAACGCTAATGTAATTGACGGATTTGCTTACGGTGGCCCAGAAAACGAGCCAGTCGGTCTCATTTGTGAAATAGATGAAACATCAACAGAAAAACTTCAAAAACATCTAAAAAAACTCTTCAACATTCCGTATACAGACTTCGAAGGTAAACAACATGATTCCATCAAGAAAATTGCAATTATCGCTGGATGTGGCGATGTCGTATCTTTAATGAAAGAAGCAGAAGAAAAAGGGGCTGAAGCATATATTGCAGGAGAAATCCATTGTCACATTGATAATGATTACGGAAGACATAAGTACTCGCTCATTATGGATTACGTTACAAAAACAAATATGTCACTCATCGGTGTATCACACTCTGCCTCTGAATATTTAGTGAAAGAGACATTGATGTCTGATTGGTTTAAAGAGAATTTTGATGTGAATATTACTTTGTTGCCGCAGGAAAAATGGTGGGTATAA
- a CDS encoding collagen-like protein, translating to MTGSTGITGSTGITGPTGITGPTGITGTTGITGSAGITGPTGITGSTGITGPTGNTGTTGITGPTGITGSTGITGPTGITGPTGITGPTGNTGTTGITGNTGSTGSTGPTGNTGPTGITGSTGSTGNTGPTGITGSTGSTGPTGNTGPTGITGSTGSTGPTGNTGPTGNTGTTGITGPAGSSSAKSILFQGTNAEFQRIAGAPAVDSNIIPYVVAGSGNIAGFSASINVNNLPIEVYTIQLCTNVPTNLSAPTSNHVISTITFTTTAKITGTITFTITPSDVGAQLVQVYDPTPLPGPATVTWTSTTTGNPVSRGDALCLYINPGITDSAVYSVFLITSI from the coding sequence ATCACTGGATCCACTGGCATTACTGGATCTACCGGCATCACTGGACCTACCGGCATCACTGGACCTACTGGCATCACTGGGACTACCGGCATCACTGGGTCTGCCGGCATCACTGGACCTACCGGCATCACTGGATCTACCGGCATCACTGGACCTACTGGAAACACCGGGACTACCGGCATCACCGGACCTACTGGCATCACTGGATCCACTGGCATCACTGGACCTACCGGCATCACTGGACCTACCGGCATCACTGGACCTACTGGAAACACCGGGACTACCGGGATTACTGGAAATACTGGATCTACCGGGAGCACTGGACCTACTGGAAATACTGGACCTACCGGAATCACTGGATCTACCGGGAGCACTGGAAATACTGGACCTACCGGAATCACTGGATCTACCGGGAGCACTGGACCTACTGGAAATACTGGACCTACCGGCATCACTGGATCTACCGGGAGCACTGGACCTACTGGAAATACTGGACCTACTGGAAACACCGGGACTACCGGCATCACTGGACCTGCTGGTAGCAGTTCAGCAAAAAGCATCCTTTTCCAAGGAACTAACGCTGAGTTTCAACGTATAGCAGGTGCTCCAGCAGTTGATTCCAATATTATTCCTTATGTAGTTGCTGGATCCGGAAATATAGCTGGCTTTTCTGCATCTATAAATGTAAATAATTTGCCTATCGAAGTTTATACAATTCAACTCTGCACTAATGTCCCAACAAATCTTTCTGCCCCTACGTCTAATCACGTTATATCTACTATTACTTTTACCACTACGGCTAAAATCACTGGAACAATCACATTTACTATTACCCCTTCAGACGTTGGAGCACAGTTAGTTCAAGTGTACGATCCTACCCCTTTACCAGGACCTGCCACTGTTACTTGGACTAGTACAACAACTGGAAATCCTGTTTCAAGAGGAGATGCATTATGCCTATATATTAACCCCGGGATTACTGACAGTGCTGTATACTCCGTTTTTTTAATTACCTCTATTTAA
- a CDS encoding ATP-binding protein codes for MEKGNIFEKEEIKALKIFLSLFFVIFFAYDFTEKASILLSDKNQKLADVFGEGLGLWLYSLMIGLFFIGLYFIKRKKPYIVKYIILIGYNILDFINNFTIYYGSDAEFDGGNIVEGFFILFAPIFVNKRYFWLVAGTIVGKYALMGFVVQSFIVLIPIALYSVFVIICWIIFLRFQSYVRTLEMMDKEIQKVEKLAMVGKMATVIGDKIRRPLEKLKKLVNKQAKKHPEDKIYSEIMRQEIERIHTIATELNGFEKSKSIESETHNIKEIISYVIRVMEKPALEQGIKMHAIYSKDLPSITCDEKRLKQVFFNLIKNAIEAMSVGGTITVKVIVEDVIIIQIIDEGCGIPKDKIPKLNEAFYTTKETGTGLGLVVTEKIIKDHHGKLNFESEVGVGTTVEIMLPI; via the coding sequence ATGGAAAAAGGCAATATATTTGAAAAAGAAGAGATAAAGGCATTAAAAATATTTTTAAGCTTATTCTTCGTTATATTTTTTGCGTATGATTTTACTGAAAAAGCTAGTATCCTTTTATCAGATAAAAATCAAAAACTAGCAGATGTTTTTGGAGAAGGATTAGGTCTATGGCTATATAGTTTGATGATTGGATTATTCTTTATAGGACTTTATTTTATAAAACGGAAAAAGCCTTATATTGTGAAGTATATTATTTTAATTGGCTATAATATATTGGATTTTATTAATAACTTCACTATTTATTACGGAAGTGATGCGGAATTTGATGGCGGGAATATAGTAGAAGGATTCTTTATTTTATTTGCACCGATATTTGTGAATAAGAGGTATTTTTGGTTAGTTGCTGGAACTATTGTTGGAAAATATGCACTTATGGGATTCGTTGTTCAATCCTTTATTGTCTTAATCCCAATAGCATTATATAGCGTGTTTGTTATTATATGTTGGATTATATTTTTAAGATTCCAATCTTACGTTCGTACACTTGAAATGATGGACAAAGAAATACAAAAGGTAGAAAAATTAGCGATGGTCGGAAAAATGGCAACAGTAATTGGTGATAAGATTAGAAGACCGTTAGAAAAATTGAAAAAGCTTGTGAATAAGCAAGCGAAAAAACATCCAGAAGATAAGATTTATAGTGAAATTATGAGACAGGAAATAGAGCGGATTCATACAATTGCTACAGAACTAAATGGGTTTGAGAAATCTAAATCGATAGAATCCGAAACTCATAATATTAAAGAAATCATCTCTTATGTTATCAGGGTTATGGAAAAGCCGGCTTTAGAACAAGGGATAAAAATGCATGCTATTTATAGTAAAGATTTACCTTCAATTACATGTGATGAAAAACGATTGAAACAAGTATTTTTTAATTTAATAAAAAATGCGATTGAAGCAATGTCAGTTGGCGGAACTATTACTGTAAAAGTTATAGTGGAAGATGTGATCATTATTCAAATTATAGATGAGGGATGCGGCATTCCAAAAGATAAAATTCCGAAGCTAAATGAAGCTTTTTACACAACGAAAGAAACTGGAACAGGCTTAGGATTAGTAGTTACGGAAAAAATTATTAAAGATCACCATGGTAAATTGAACTTTGAAAGTGAAGTTGGAGTTGGAACGACTGTTGAGATTATGTTGCCGATTTAA
- a CDS encoding ATP-binding protein, producing MGESFLSAKEEKKNAKIFLWVMHVILIVYEVAYAIILEDTMPLGNWHKLIWKLAYIMAILGISVYLFERGKVYLVKYTYLFAYMIAEIFNIGWYAFHNTIAFDEGNVIEYIFIFFVPIFLSKRYLFILVPFLIGKYMIYLFVFGELNLFIPLVINMVLLFVSFIILNRFLQYLSAVKERIAEASQSQNLAVIGKMAATVGHEIKNPLASLKGFTQLQKEKHEKDATYGQMILEIENMNNMISELMEVATCKPSVYEKHIVSDILVQAVENMREKMDELNINFTFNEEQNRSEIECDKRKLKGVFLYVIKNALEAMEHGGTLKIQVENKKRDYVIVSIVDSGLGIKKDNLRRVKDAFYTTKQDRIGLGLTVAERIMTDHLGELHISSEIKKGTRVEILLPKKCERNVTQD from the coding sequence GTGGGAGAGAGTTTTCTATCAGCTAAAGAAGAAAAGAAAAACGCTAAGATTTTCTTATGGGTAATGCATGTTATTTTAATTGTATACGAGGTTGCATACGCGATCATATTAGAAGATACAATGCCTTTAGGAAATTGGCATAAATTGATATGGAAGCTTGCATATATTATGGCTATATTAGGTATTAGTGTTTACCTATTTGAGAGAGGAAAAGTATATTTAGTTAAATATACATATTTATTTGCATACATGATCGCAGAGATTTTTAATATTGGATGGTATGCTTTTCATAATACAATAGCATTTGATGAAGGTAATGTAATTGAATATATTTTCATTTTCTTCGTACCGATATTTTTGAGTAAAAGATATTTATTTATCTTAGTGCCATTTCTTATAGGGAAATATATGATATACCTATTTGTATTTGGAGAACTTAACTTGTTTATACCTCTTGTTATAAATATGGTGTTACTTTTCGTGTCATTTATTATTTTAAATCGATTTTTACAATATCTTTCAGCAGTAAAGGAACGTATTGCAGAGGCAAGTCAGTCACAAAATTTGGCAGTTATCGGAAAAATGGCAGCAACAGTCGGACATGAAATTAAAAACCCACTTGCTTCATTAAAAGGGTTTACGCAATTACAAAAAGAGAAACACGAAAAAGATGCAACATATGGACAAATGATTCTTGAAATAGAAAATATGAATAATATGATTAGTGAGTTGATGGAGGTTGCTACATGTAAACCTTCTGTTTATGAAAAACACATTGTAAGTGATATTTTAGTACAAGCGGTAGAAAACATGCGCGAAAAAATGGACGAGTTAAATATAAATTTCACCTTTAATGAAGAGCAAAATAGAAGTGAAATTGAATGTGATAAACGCAAATTAAAAGGAGTATTTTTATATGTTATAAAAAATGCTTTAGAGGCAATGGAACATGGCGGAACATTAAAAATACAAGTTGAAAATAAAAAAAGAGATTACGTAATAGTAAGTATAGTAGATAGTGGTTTAGGGATAAAAAAGGATAATTTAAGAAGAGTTAAGGATGCTTTTTATACAACAAAGCAAGATAGAATTGGATTAGGCCTTACGGTAGCAGAGCGAATTATGACAGATCATCTTGGAGAATTACACATTTCTAGTGAAATAAAGAAAGGAACGAGAGTAGAAATATTGCTCCCAAAAAAATGTGAGCGCAATGTGACACAAGATTAA
- a CDS encoding catalase has translation MDGRENKKIEQLQSFTKDNEGKEMTTNTGVKISNDENSLTAGDRGPTLLEDFLMREKLAHFDRERIPERVVHARGYGAHGVFELYESLEDLTMAHFLQDPSKKTPIFIRFSEVAGSKGANETNRDVRGFAVKFYTEEGNFDLVGNNIPIFFIQDGIKFPDLIHALKPEPHNEIPQGQTAHDTFWDFIANNQESAAMMMWIMSDRTIPRSFRMMQGFGVHTFRLVNKHGKSRFVKFHWKPKLGVHSLIWDEAQKLGGADPDYHRRDLWENINAENYPEYELGVQILEEEDEFKYDFDILDATKIWPEEDFPVKIIGKMTLNRNVDNVFTETEQVALHPGSIVRGIDFTNDPLLQGRLFSYTDTQLARVGTNYQELPINRPVCPFHNNQRDGASKYIIDKGKVAYHNNSLANNSPFTVPGTKGGFVTYPSTVSGHKTRETAASFKDHFSQARLFWNSMSHVEKIHITQAFSFELGKVKSKSVRQQVVGMIGHISTELATLVAEAVGATVPNVQESNVTKSSPALSMANTTFSPNTLRVGVIVANGYDSQNSQYIINQFKQAGLQPVIISERLGFVQGSQNGQWDVNDTFLTGSPLLYDGLLLIGGNINDHFLNKASSFVVESYNHFKPIGAFQNGTTIIQSLNIEGKPGVITEQNPTLLANEFIQAMTKQRFWERAY, from the coding sequence ATGGACGGCCGTGAAAATAAAAAAATAGAACAGTTACAATCCTTTACAAAAGACAATGAAGGAAAAGAGATGACAACAAATACAGGTGTCAAAATTTCAAATGATGAAAACTCTTTAACCGCCGGCGATCGTGGCCCTACACTTTTAGAAGATTTCCTTATGCGAGAAAAACTCGCTCATTTTGACCGCGAACGAATTCCTGAAAGAGTCGTGCACGCCCGCGGTTACGGGGCACATGGTGTTTTTGAACTATACGAATCTTTAGAAGACTTAACAATGGCTCATTTTTTACAAGACCCATCTAAAAAGACACCTATTTTTATTCGTTTTTCTGAAGTTGCTGGATCAAAAGGTGCCAATGAAACGAACCGAGACGTACGAGGATTCGCTGTTAAGTTTTATACAGAGGAAGGAAATTTCGATTTAGTGGGTAATAACATTCCGATTTTCTTCATTCAAGATGGTATTAAATTTCCAGATCTTATTCATGCTCTTAAACCAGAGCCACATAATGAGATTCCCCAAGGACAAACAGCACATGATACTTTTTGGGACTTTATCGCCAATAATCAAGAATCAGCTGCGATGATGATGTGGATTATGTCGGATCGTACAATTCCGAGAAGTTTTCGGATGATGCAAGGGTTCGGCGTTCATACATTCCGCTTAGTTAATAAACACGGAAAGTCGCGATTCGTAAAATTCCACTGGAAGCCTAAGCTTGGCGTTCACTCGTTAATTTGGGATGAAGCTCAAAAACTAGGCGGTGCTGATCCGGATTACCATCGCCGTGATTTATGGGAAAATATTAATGCTGAAAACTACCCTGAGTACGAACTTGGCGTTCAAATTTTAGAAGAAGAGGACGAATTTAAATACGATTTTGATATATTAGATGCAACGAAAATTTGGCCAGAAGAAGACTTCCCTGTTAAAATCATCGGAAAAATGACGTTAAATCGGAACGTTGATAACGTATTTACGGAAACAGAACAAGTAGCACTGCACCCTGGAAGTATCGTCCGTGGTATCGATTTTACAAATGATCCTCTCTTACAAGGTAGGCTCTTTTCTTATACAGATACGCAATTAGCCCGCGTCGGCACAAACTATCAAGAGTTACCGATTAACCGCCCGGTATGTCCTTTTCATAACAACCAAAGAGATGGTGCGTCTAAATATATAATTGATAAAGGAAAAGTCGCTTACCATAATAACTCTTTAGCAAATAACTCTCCCTTTACTGTACCTGGTACGAAAGGTGGTTTCGTTACATACCCTTCTACTGTTTCTGGACATAAAACAAGAGAAACAGCCGCTAGTTTTAAAGACCATTTCTCACAAGCCCGTTTATTTTGGAATAGTATGAGCCACGTTGAAAAAATCCATATTACGCAGGCCTTCTCCTTTGAATTAGGAAAAGTAAAAAGTAAATCAGTTCGCCAACAAGTCGTAGGTATGATTGGTCATATAAGCACAGAATTAGCTACTTTAGTAGCTGAAGCAGTTGGGGCAACAGTACCAAATGTTCAAGAATCAAATGTTACAAAATCCTCACCCGCACTAAGTATGGCAAATACAACATTCAGCCCAAATACATTACGAGTAGGAGTCATTGTCGCCAACGGATATGACAGTCAAAACTCACAATATATTATAAATCAATTCAAACAAGCCGGCCTTCAGCCAGTTATTATTTCCGAACGATTAGGTTTTGTGCAAGGCTCTCAAAATGGACAGTGGGATGTAAATGATACTTTCTTAACAGGATCACCACTTCTTTACGATGGGCTACTTCTTATTGGCGGAAATATTAATGATCATTTTCTTAACAAGGCAAGTTCATTTGTCGTAGAATCGTATAATCACTTTAAGCCAATTGGCGCTTTCCAAAATGGAACTACTATTATTCAATCATTAAACATCGAAGGAAAACCTGGCGTTATAACAGAACAAAACCCTACCTTACTTGCGAATGAATTTATTCAGGCAATGACAAAACAGCGATTTTGGGAAAGAGCCTATTAA
- a CDS encoding alpha/beta fold hydrolase, producing MFVTVEKDVHIFVEDINPGPGSKPVFFVHGWPLNHQMYQYQFNILPQHGFRCIAMDIRGNGQSDKPWTGYTYDRLADDIAIVLEALQIENATLVGFSVGGALSIRYMSRYNGRRISKLALIDAVSPSFVKNQKSPYGVPKEQADALINQMYTNLPKFLNDVSLSFFNRNLGAATLEWFSYLGMQSASYALIKILQAAANEDVTKDLSKINVPTKIFHGVHDQLIPYKSAELTKKRIKNSEIYPLTNSGHGSPIDQADELNKELIKFLNS from the coding sequence ATGTTCGTTACAGTTGAAAAAGATGTACATATTTTTGTTGAGGATATTAACCCAGGCCCTGGAAGTAAACCTGTCTTCTTCGTTCATGGCTGGCCTTTAAATCATCAAATGTACCAATATCAATTTAATATTTTACCACAACATGGTTTCCGCTGCATCGCCATGGATATACGAGGAAACGGACAGTCTGATAAACCATGGACTGGTTACACTTATGATCGTTTAGCTGATGATATCGCAATTGTATTAGAAGCACTTCAAATAGAAAATGCTACGTTAGTTGGTTTCTCAGTCGGAGGTGCCCTTTCTATTCGATACATGTCACGATATAACGGTCGCCGTATTTCTAAACTTGCATTAATTGATGCCGTCTCCCCCTCTTTCGTAAAAAACCAAAAATCTCCTTACGGCGTACCAAAAGAGCAAGCAGATGCTCTGATTAATCAAATGTATACAAATCTTCCTAAATTTCTTAATGACGTATCTTTATCATTTTTTAATAGGAACTTAGGAGCCGCCACGTTAGAATGGTTTTCTTATCTCGGTATGCAGTCTGCTTCTTATGCCCTCATCAAAATTTTGCAAGCCGCTGCAAACGAAGACGTAACGAAGGACTTAAGTAAAATTAACGTCCCAACAAAAATATTCCATGGTGTTCACGATCAACTCATTCCTTATAAAAGCGCTGAGCTAACAAAAAAACGAATTAAAAACTCTGAAATATACCCTCTTACAAATAGCGGTCACGGCTCTCCAATCGATCAAGCGGATGAATTAAATAAGGAACTAATAAAATTTTTAAATTCATAG